A genomic region of Carassius auratus strain Wakin unplaced genomic scaffold, ASM336829v1 scaf_tig00012836, whole genome shotgun sequence contains the following coding sequences:
- the LOC113073726 gene encoding uncharacterized protein LOC113073726 isoform X2: MATKGKDRAAMFTATEQRLLLETYEEFKDVITKKGNTAAINKAREKGWQEIADRLNANLSEGKRTWQQVKIKYKNIVQNATKKKTEVAGTGGGPPPASFTPAEELALEINKGRPVLEGIEGGTSSKIISRSISSEYIKDSVCCMDPPDIMLPGEVMGVEEDEETVSVCSRRPEDADTVLEPSQSGTTCDKNPENIKGVYKRYLLKQMEVIDIDIQYKKLKMRKLELEIQQLQKNASRTTIFKKGKEKKKALFDHFPQHLFVFSPLTG, from the exons ATGGCAACAAAAGGAAAAGATAGAGCAGCGATGTTCACGGCAACGGAACAGCGTTTGCTATTGGAAACATATGAAGAATTTAAAGATGTCATCACCAAAAAAGGCAATACAGCGGCAATAAATAAAGCAAGAGAGAAAGGTTGGCAGGAAATTGCTGATCGTCTCAATGC CAACTTAAGTGAAGGAAAAAGAACCTGGCAGcaggtgaaaataaaatataaaaatatagttcaGAATG cgACCAAAAAGAAGACTGAGGTTGCTGGCACTGGGGGAGGGCCACCACCAGCCAGCTTCACTCCTGCAGAGGAGCTGGCTTTGGAAATTAATAAAGGGAGGCCCGTCCTTGAGGGAATAGAGGGGGGGACATCATCTAAAATTATATCACGTAGTATAAGTAGTGAGTATataaaag ATTCTGTATGCTGTATGGATCCACCAGACATCATGTTGCCT GGAGAAGTGATGGGAgttgaggaggatgaggagactGTGTCTGTATGTTCAAGGAGGCCTGAG GATGCTGACACTGTTCTAGAGCCCTCTCAGTCTGGGACAACATGTGACAAA AACCCAGAAAACATAAAAGGAGTGTATAAACGCTACCTCCTTAAACAAATGGAAGTGATTGATATCGACATCCAGTATAAAAAACTGAAGATGAGGAAGTTGGAGCTGGAAATTCAACAGCTACAGAAAAATGCAAGTAGAACTaccatttttaaaaaaggaaaagaaaaaaaaaaagccctttttGATCACTTTCCacaacatttatttgtgttttcacCCCTAACAGGCTGA
- the LOC113073725 gene encoding putative nuclease HARBI1, with amino-acid sequence MACPFIEEVVDEGAIVLRRAFQRERTFRDRSDPLAFNDSYLYERYRFSRDGIAYICRLLSPYIANNTRRNRALTVPQMVCIALRFFASGTFLYTVGDAENISKASVCRSVRTVYLSLKRLLNVFITFPGHKAIRTIKHAFYGIAGFPNVIGALDCTHVRIKCPSGPHEADFVNRKSVHSINVQMISDADCIITNVEAKWPGSVHDSRIFRASSLYQQLARGEFSGVLLGDKGYPCLPYLLTPYQEPQTEAQHRYNIAHARTRGRIEMAFGLIKSRFQCLKHLRVTPPRACDIVVACVVLHDIACLRRERQPRIAEEEDWGNEAVLEENETGRLIRDTYANNYFA; translated from the exons ATGGCATGTCCTTTCATAGAAGAGGTGGTGGATGAAGGAGCTATAGTCTTGCGGAGGGCATTTCAAAGAGAGAGAACTTTCAGAGACAGGTCAGACCCATTGGCTTTTAATGACAGCTACCTGTATGAGCGATATAGGTTCTCAAGAGATGGGATTGCATATATTTGTAGATTACTAAGCCCATACATTGCAAATAATACACGCCGCAACAGAGCGCTCACAGTCCCACAGATGGTGTGCATTGCACTTCGCTTTTTTGCCAGTGGAACATTTTTGTACACAGTTGGAGATGCAGAGAATATCAGCAAAGCATCAGTTTGCCGCTCTGTACGAACTGTGTACCTTTCTTTAAAAAGACTACTCAATGTGTTCATCACATTCCCTGGCCACAAAGCTATTCGTACCATTAAACATGCCTTTTATGGAATAGCTG GTTTCCCAAATGTTATCGGTGCATTGGACTGCACCCATGTGCGTATTAAGTGTCCGTCTGGTCCACATGAAGCGGACTTTGTGAATAGGAAATCAGTACACAGCATCAATGTACAG atgATTAGTGATGCAGATTGCATCATCACAAATGTAGAGGCCAAATGGCCAGGCTCTGTGCATGACTCCAGAATCTTTAGAGCCTCATCTCTCTACCAGCAACTAGCAAGAG GAGAATTCTCAGGAGTTTTGCTGGGAGACAAGGGATACCCATGCCTGCCTTACCTCTTGACTCCCTATCAGGAGCCCCAGACAGAGGCACAGCACCGCTACAACATTGCCCATGCACGCACAAGAGGTCGTATAGAGATGGCATTTGGGCTGATAAAGTCAAGGTTTCAGTGCCTGAAGCACCTCAGAGTGACTCCACCTAGGGCATGTGACATTGTAGTTGCTTGTGTAGTGCTCCATGACATTGCTTGTCTGAGGAGAGAGAGGCAACCAAGGATTGCTGAAGAGGAAGACTGGGGCAATGAGGCAGTATTGGAAGAAAATGAAACCGGCAGACTTATACGAGACacatatgcaaataattattttgcttaa
- the LOC113073726 gene encoding uncharacterized protein LOC113073726 isoform X1: MATKGKDRAAMFTATEQRLLLETYEEFKDVITKKGNTAAINKAREKGWQEIADRLNASNLSEGKRTWQQVKIKYKNIVQNATKKKTEVAGTGGGPPPASFTPAEELALEINKGRPVLEGIEGGTSSKIISRSISSEYIKDSVCCMDPPDIMLPGEVMGVEEDEETVSVCSRRPEDADTVLEPSQSGTTCDKNPENIKGVYKRYLLKQMEVIDIDIQYKKLKMRKLELEIQQLQKNASRTTIFKKGKEKKKALFDHFPQHLFVFSPLTG, translated from the exons ATGGCAACAAAAGGAAAAGATAGAGCAGCGATGTTCACGGCAACGGAACAGCGTTTGCTATTGGAAACATATGAAGAATTTAAAGATGTCATCACCAAAAAAGGCAATACAGCGGCAATAAATAAAGCAAGAGAGAAAGGTTGGCAGGAAATTGCTGATCGTCTCAATGC CAGCAACTTAAGTGAAGGAAAAAGAACCTGGCAGcaggtgaaaataaaatataaaaatatagttcaGAATG cgACCAAAAAGAAGACTGAGGTTGCTGGCACTGGGGGAGGGCCACCACCAGCCAGCTTCACTCCTGCAGAGGAGCTGGCTTTGGAAATTAATAAAGGGAGGCCCGTCCTTGAGGGAATAGAGGGGGGGACATCATCTAAAATTATATCACGTAGTATAAGTAGTGAGTATataaaag ATTCTGTATGCTGTATGGATCCACCAGACATCATGTTGCCT GGAGAAGTGATGGGAgttgaggaggatgaggagactGTGTCTGTATGTTCAAGGAGGCCTGAG GATGCTGACACTGTTCTAGAGCCCTCTCAGTCTGGGACAACATGTGACAAA AACCCAGAAAACATAAAAGGAGTGTATAAACGCTACCTCCTTAAACAAATGGAAGTGATTGATATCGACATCCAGTATAAAAAACTGAAGATGAGGAAGTTGGAGCTGGAAATTCAACAGCTACAGAAAAATGCAAGTAGAACTaccatttttaaaaaaggaaaagaaaaaaaaaaagccctttttGATCACTTTCCacaacatttatttgtgttttcacCCCTAACAGGCTGA